AATATATCCAGATGGCGAGACCCCACTCAAGGTGCTGTGTGACATGCATACTGATGGAGGTGGATGGATAGTAAGTACAGGGCACAGAATCATGAATACAGTGTTTAATCCTCCATCTAGCTCCAGGATACTGTAACGCTACAGTATTCATAGAGCATGATCTTAAGGCTTGTTCTTACGGAGGTATAATATTTTCCATAAGTATTATAATAAGGCATTGATTTATATGcagatcttaaaggaccactatagtgccaggaaaacaaacttgttttcctggcttaaTAGGatctttgggtccccccccccccacccttagggtccccctcccgccggactctagggggagaaaggggttgaacacttgcctttctccagcaccgggctccctcggcgctggggactctcgtccctcttccgacgtcatccgctgaATGCGCGACAAGAGCCGTGcatgcattcaatcagtccatgggaaggcatttctcaatgctttccaatggacgcgtcttctcactgtgaaaatcagtttctcagaaactgctatgtttacagcaggcagggttaaccctagattgacctggcacccagactacttcattgagctgaagtggtctgggtgcctatagtggtcctttaacagattAACACAGAAACACATCTCAAATAGAATACAGCTTACTTTAAATGTGTATAATGGACTTTAAACCACAGAGAAAGCTCTGTTGACTCGTAATGTGACAGCAACAAGGTGGATGATATAATATTAAAGAAATTGATACAAAGATGTAATGATGGAGAATCTCAGATAAATAATGAATATGAGAATGACGTGGGTGAATTGGTAAAATGGCAGACTGGGCATTATTTAGAATACCGTCGGATCTCAATCAATGGTGATGCTCCGAATCCTCATTCTGCTAATGTTCTGTGTGCAGTAGTTGTTACAGATGGTTCTATTCATATTTAGTTTGTACTTACATGAATGGAGCAAGACAAAAATTTGTCCTTCTAAGGGCCCAGACCTCATGACTCAATCCCCAGCCATCCAGTAAAGATGGAGTAATTGAATGTCTCCTTTTGGTCGGTGTAGGTTTTTCAGAGACGTTGGGATGGAGGAGTGGATTTCTTCCGTGACTGGAAATCGTACAAGATGGGGTTTGGCAGTCGCCTCGGAGATTTCTGGTTGGGAAATGATATTGTTCACATGTTAACGTCATCAGGTAATGATATTCCCCAGATATACCAATTCGACCATTTCATCTGGTATACAGAATGTACATCTTCTGCTAAAATACAGAGCTATTAGTAATTCAGCATTACACGGTCTTTTAGGAAGTCGGCAACATTGTAAATTTTATGAACAGGTTGAGTAAAGTGATAATACACTTTTATTTTGTGGAGGCAGGTTGTCACATTTCAGGCACACGTGACCCTTTACACAAACAAATGTCTTTTAAACTCCTATGTCTTGGATTTGCTTAAAGGACAACAATCACcaacaatgattctctatggtctTCGCTGCTTCTGTGACTGTCAGATGTCAGTTTTCAAAAATGTTCCACCAGTGGAGGAACTAATGCAGAGAAGGCCCTGGTGGAAGAAGTGTTTTTGGGTCTCCCTCTAGCGCAAAACTGGCGAAAGGATAGATCcatatctgtcatacaactcccatgatgttatgccagctggggatctaccatttgcccatccttgcagggttgtatctgAGATGTGTGTTTGAATTAAAGCATTTtcttgtatagagtatgtgtatgtatgtaggggtgtatttgtatgtgctgttgccattggaatgcagtggtgtaattGTGTGTAGTGTTCATGTTTGAATGCtgtggtgtgtttggatgtagtgttgttttttaaatgatgtaCATTTGGGTTTAGTATCAGTGcatgagtgaaggggtgtgtttgtatataattttggagtttaaaTCCAGGAATGTGTTTGCATATTGTGtacgtgtttgattgctgggatgtttgcatgcacactgccacacacatacatgcacacactcatatataaatacagattaacacacaaatatacacatataaacacactgacacagacaaacacattcatatacacaatgacacatacacacagacacacagatacacacactgacacatgcactcagcttggcacatacacacacacacctcgacacatgacatatacacacactgacacaaatacacagaccttgacaaagagacatacacacactgacacataaacacacacacacagcttggcacatacacacactgtgataaATACACAGaccttgacaaacagatacatacacagatacacacacagatacacacaccttgacacacatgtacagacacaacataatttttatatttgcagcaacCCTCCTGTTAGCATATATTTTGTCTACAGGAGGGTAGCTTGCTTGCGGTGCTGTTGGCTGAGGTTGATGGGTGTGTGTGGTCTGCAGCAGCTTATTCCTTCTTTCTCTCCCCCGATTGCCTGtgcctcctctcccttacacgtGGTGCTCTCTATATCTGGAGGAAGTTacctgctgtcacttcctcccaggctacCAATACTACTTGCTGAATAGAGGTCCAGTTGCGCTCTCAATGAGTTGCAcaatatccatcgggtggcctcaAGTGCTTGAGATACCTGATAGGGTCCCCCGAGTGACTGAGCTCCAGTGGTGGTAGTTCCACCATTATGTTCGACCCAAGGTACATGAATATGACTGAAGGGTCCTGTCATTTACAAAAGGCAGGggtgagtttttatttttttccttacatagtctacatttaaaaaatataactgCTTTCAAAACTTGGTGAAAGTGAAATGATTAATATATCAATACATAGAACTTTTAGAGTTGTATTGAAGGGAAAAAAGTAACTTTTTCTAGGTTATTTAGAAGATAACTGTCAtcacatttacatttttggtGTTTTTTAACATATTATATTTACAATGAAACAATGGGTTTTTTGAAATtatggaaatttatttttaagaagtCAACTTTTATGTGgttgagcagccatgttgggtcagactctacCCTCATCTGACCagctgctgctcaacctaacttatTTGGTGTTGCAGGTTCACACAGAGAAATCATAGCACCAGTaggttaggttgagcagcagttggtcagatgaCAGTAGATTCGGATCCAACATGGCCGCTCAGTTaaataaacattgccatttttaaaaataaatttatatataataataaaaaaaaaattacattttattaactGTAATACATGATAAATGGAAgtttgacagttgtcctttaaaagaTTAATAATCAGCTCTCAAACCAAATAACACAATGCAATGCGTAGGGATGTattgcaaatataaataaaaattggaagtTAATAACATTAGTAGAAGAAGGTCACATTTTTATGAAATTGTTTTAATTAATCTAAAAACACATTTCCCACAATTAATTATCCCCTCCTTCTAATCACAGGTAAATGGGAACTGCTTATTGATCTAATGGACTTTGAAAATACTAGATATTACGCCACATATTCTTCGTTTCAAATCTTGGGAGAGTCGGAACAATACAAGCTGGTACTTGGAGCGTTCAAGGATGGCAATGCAGGTGAGGTGGCTTGCTTTTGTCAAGTGACACTCCGCACCCCTAATGCACTTGGCTTGCTGCAGCGGCGTACTAAacggggggtgggggagtgggtgGCCCACCctgggtgccactcactagggagGTGCCATGACTGCCAGTGTCATGAGTCACCCCCCATCAATTCTTATAGTGCGGGCCGCAGCGCCTTTGCGGCTGGCTGCACTACACTGCACTGACTGCAGTAATATGGAGGAGCAGGGTGAGAAGTGTTGCCGCATCGCGCAACGTGCCGCCTGTCAGCCTTCACGAATCTTCATGAGCGGAAGGATCTGATTGACGTGAGGCAGAGCAGGTCAGCGCTCAGGCACCATCAAATGTGAGTAAAGAATTTCATGTGAAGGGGCTGggggtgcagggttcttttttaaTTAAGGAGTGGGTATGCACTTTATGTtaagggggtgcaggtttttttttttaattaaggggggtatgCACTTAATGTTAAGGGGGTGCCAAACaaagggtccgccccgggtgccaaatgctctaggtatacccctggcttgctgaaatgctttaagtgtgaagagtgtcctctttttcattttacaaaaagtgctgatttaaatggaaattgcaaatgttataaattaacctggctaCAGCCCTCCTGACTGTCACTCAGACAACcggacctgttacttcctggtttggttagctcagtgaagctaaacttacaacgcagcaattgcccagagaacctgccttgcaaagacttctcattaagttgaattgggaagtctgtgattggacagccacaggaagtctAGGCGAGGTCAGAGGGGGAGGACTTACAAAGGCTTCATGTTTTGCAGCTCTTGTAACctgttttaagatatacccccaatgaagaaTTGCATAATTACATGCTTGCATGTTTtcttggggtatatttactaaacagtggttttttttttttaatttgctgttTAATGTCCCCTTAATGGTTTGCATCGTATCCATCATAATGACTCATTGCACAGTAAGAGGAGTAGGCTTTCTGGATTAAAGACGTCATGGGCGTCTCTTTCTACTTATACAAATGTTTAGAATAGAAGGTGACTGCTCTTGTGTCCGTTTCATCTTTTTTTAGGCGATTCTCTGACAGATCATAATAATATCAAATTTTCCACCAAAGACAAGGACTCTTCTTCATCAAACTGTGCAGAAATATACAAAGGAGCCTGGTGGTACAACGCCTGCCATGTTTCCAATCTGAATGGGCGCTACCTATTGGGGCAACACGCCACCTTTGCAGATGGAATCAACTGGAACTCCAGCAAAGGATATTATTACTCCTACAAACATTCAGAAATGAAGATCAGGCCTgtgaactaattaaaaaaaacaaaaaacacataaataaataataaaaacaaaatggataTTAACACATTCTTAACATTACAAACCTATCATCATCACCACGCTATTTAATCCATTTATCTACACAAATATAGCAATTTtctcaaagcatttttttttaatcttgtccAAAAAGTAACATTTGAAGAACATGATAACCGTCACGAGGAAACTGTCATGCTTGGAATATTTAGAAAATTTTCATGTTTTAGAATTTTAATACTTTTTGATAAAATTTGCATTGGTTTGAACGTATAAACATATGTATACAATGTGTATTTTATatgcagttttatatttttagatgtatttcatttttttttcacaatttgagAAGCTCAGTGTTTTACATATATGTGCTGATTGAATAAATAATATCATATGAAAACAACTAAGGTGTGTTCCTTTCATCTATTATCTACAAATATTGCTGTTAAAATGATAATTATCAACAGAAAGCAGCACAGACTGGGTCACAGGAATAGTGAAAGTGCAggtaattattaaagggacactatagtcagctgaacaacttcagcttaatgaggttgttcaggtgagaactatagctccctgcagcctttctcatgtaaacactgtattttctgagaaaatacagtgttaacattgaaagctaggaacacctccagttgcagtcactcagagtgaaccagagggacttctgagttgatgccatccactcagatctgctgtgcacaagcatcctgtgattcagtatctcctccctctgcatgcagacactgaactttcctcatagagattcattgatgccatccatctctatgaggagatgctgattggccagggctgtgtttgaatcatgctggctatgcccctgatctgcctctttgtcagtctcagccaatcctatggagaagcattgtggttggatcaggctatcacatgtcagcagactgcttgtttttcctgagtctaacagcatgcagatttacagcttctggcttgaatacagtaagatttttactatatttatggaggcatgaggggctcaggggggctagatggtggtgttaacactatagggtcaggaatatatgtagttgcactggtgactatagtgtccctttaattacaaaaACTGCACTATTACTtattaatgtttatattttgctttCCGTTTTTATTTGATCTTCTAATATCAAGTGACAACAAAATATTCAAAAACCAATAAAGCAACCACAATagcgatgtcgcgaacataaatttttccgttcgcgaacgcgaacttccgcaaatgttcgcacgggcgaaccgccatagacttcaataggcaggcgaattttaaaacccacagggactctttctggccacaatagtgatggaaaagttgtttcaaggggactaacacctggactgtggcatgccggtgggggatccatggcaaaactcccatggaaaattacatagttgatgcagagtctggttttaatccataaagggcataaatcacctaacaacattcctaaattgtttggaataacgtgctttaaaacataagGTATGATGTtgcatcgatcaggtagtgtaagggttacgcccgcttcacagtgacagacctaacgcaccgcaaacaaccgcaaacagtccatttgcacaaccgcaaactccccatttgcacaaggttggataccgatcgatggttcaatattctgagccctctctgatttactgtagaggggatatgataacattatacaaatatattcgaggccaatacaaaccattgtgtggaaatctattcacaaaccggactttacataggacacaaggtcatgcgtttagactagaagaaagatttcgtctaaggcaaatgaaaggtttttttactgtaagaacaatcaggatgtggaattctctgcctgaagaagtggttttatcagagtccatacagatgttcaaacagctactagatgcatacttgcaaaaacagaatattcaaggatataatctttcaatgtagggtaataactgcttgatccaaggataaatctgactgccattctggggtcaagaaggaatttttttccttgcttgttgcaaaattggaagtgcttcaaactggggttttttgccttcttttggatcaacagcaaaaaacatatgtgaggaaggctgaacttgatggacgcaagtctcttttcagctatgtaactatgtaactgtacacgactattcaatattcccacaaattttatatagcattttatgtttgtttgagaccaccttaaaaatattggatatcgctaaaaatcatgatcactatgtactttctctacaaacctctaaacgaaccaaactactcatccatccgctataccactttatcccacctagaaatagtgcccagttaaaatacttgactcttacttacccacactcagtcatgccacacacatttcaccactactctcactgaatccctctgactacggctaaattcatcttctacatcagaacactactcctaagattgggttgtatccatgtctcgggtctttcatttagaataggggcagcttcggtctccttcaacactgacactccagtgcatattattaaaagattgagcagatggaaatcctcagtctacaaccgatatattcctcatcccgagaaagaaatgaggaaagcttttaaaagtttggctttgtaaatttgatgcaataagtgtgtttttctttaatacctttacaccctctttgcatgaacccgatttacatatattactaatatgtttctgaacatatatattatattactcactcactctctgggccggcctaagacatcatgctgcctaggtccaacgataaatgactatgggggataatgtataataaacacaggttactggctatggggggggttgtaatgtataataaacacaagttactggctatgggggggataatgtataataaacacaggttactggctatgggatgataatgtataataaacacaggttactggctattggagggataatgtataataaacacaggttactggctatggggggataatgtataataaacacagattactggctatggggggataatgtataataaacacaggttactggctatgggatggataatgtataataaacacatgttactggctatgggaggataatgtataataaacacaggttactggctatgggggggataatgtataataagcacaggttactggctatgggaagataatgtataataaacacaggttactggctatgggaggataatgtataataaacacaggttactggctatgggaggataatgtataataaacaccggttactgtctatgggagcgataatgtataataaacacaggttactggctatgggagataatgtataataaacacaggttactggctatgggagggataatgtataataaacacaggttactggctatgggaggataatgtataataaacacaggttactggctatgggaggataatgtataataaacaccggttactgtctatgggagcgataatgtataataaacacaggttactggctatgggagataatgtataataaacacaggttactggctatgggagggataatgtataataaacacaggttactggctatgggaggataatgtataataaacacaggttactggctatgggaggataatgtagaataaacacaggttactggctatgggaggataatgtataataaacacaggttactggctatagggggataatgtataataaacacaggttactggctatggtgggataatgtataataaacacaggttactggctatggaggataatgtataattaaaacaaaaaaaaattaaaaaaaaagaatgcagcttcagaattaatctaaattgtatgctgtgtaggaggtgggagggtctgggagggagggtctgctgctgattggctggaatgtgtctgctgactgtgaggtacagggtcaaagtttactcaatgatgacgaatagggggcggaccgaacatcgcatatgttcgccatctgtggcgaacacgaacatgcgatgttcgccaggaactattcgccagcgaaccgttcgggacatcactaaaccACAACAGTTTTTACCCTGTGTTGATAAAaacttaaattaatttaaatagttGTGGTATCATGGAAAAGTTAATGGACATTTAACCAGGGAAAAATCGAATGaaagtaatatattttattatatactaaGTTACAATTGAACAATAGATCACTAAGCTGATTTAACAAGTGAAGAATGGAGTTGCTAAGCTAACAGTACTTACAGAGGACAGGTTGAGTATTTAAAGAGCTGAGTAAGTAAACTCGAACATCGACTATAATACCTGGAAACTGTCAGGAattttcactaaaatgagaattgatggaaattcaaagtgaatttaaaagttAAGCCAGAATcgtcgaactggaaaaattcgACAAGCCAGCATTGATAATAGATCGGCTTACCTAGAAAATAAAGGGAGCCTTTACCCACGTCAGAACAATTATTTTACATAATGTGTAAGACGGCATGACTAACTCTATAATTGTCTGTCATTTAGTCAATTGGTTTTACCATATGACTAGTTAAAATAATGTACTTGCATAGGTACAAGCGAGGTCTTAGACAAGAGACCACAGTGAGACAACATATTGGGGATATTTATGAGTATAGGACAGGTCATCCCGAAATATGCAATAAAtgtgaaaactgaaaaaaaaaaaaaacattttattttcttttatttatatatattttattctcttttatttatacttatatatatttttcatgctAACGTTGTAATCGACAACCCAGTAAAGATGTAACCAGTAACTGACCAGCATGGAAACACGCTGTAAACTGGtcgaactgtatttttattgacaTTGTACCTGTACACTTTGGAAAAATgctaaaaattgcaaaaaaaaaaaaaattaatatatttgttcACTGTATACCGATCGATTCTACAAAATAACTATAGCACATAGTATACAGAAACtacttgttttaatttattaaattatCCTAGACATCCATATtgcatatttaatattattttaatatgtttatgcAATAACCTTGAGTCAAATAATTCAAGAATTGGGGGGGCATAATATTGTGATATTGCTGCAACGGGTTTATTTTGTTGccatattataaatatttatatatcgctACTAGACTATTAGACCTTTAACTCTGCAGATTAATGATAATCAGTCTGATAATAATATTAGTATAGCCGTTACTTATCGACTGGATTTCAGAAGCATTTAACAGTTACTCTCTCCTGTTGCCGTTGGTGAATAGGTGCTAATCACTAACAGTAGTGACAGACATTTTATTGAGTAGCGGTTGACCAGTAAAAAGTAGTGACAAGGCTGGAATTAGTCAAACATGCTAATTGAATAAACTAATTGGCTCCTATCTGCAATCTGTCATATTTTGGAGAGTCTCATCCTAGGCCTCAAGGTCCAGGCTTTGTCTGTATCTACAGAGGAACACATTTGTCTGATGCAGAAAATGCCTTAATGCTATATGATTGGTGTGCCCTGATGATTGGACTGATAATTACTTATTTAACATCCACATTAACACTACTGATGTTGGGGTGCTGAGCTCTCTCCGTGGAATGTCCAGATAATGTAGCAAATGTCCCATATTTTTTCACTTGACATTGGTGTTTAAAGTTACCTGGAAGAAGATAAAATCCAGCAGAATCATTGCACCCAGCACAGCTTTCCATTTTTAGTTTTACCAAACATCACGAGGGTGGTGTGTGTCCAATAACAGATGTGGGAACATTCAGTTACATAAATCTTGTTTTTGAGTACATACTGTGTGGATACAATGAGTCTTTATATTAGAGAGAATATTACATAAGGGTTAAGATATGATCACATGTTCTTATCACATAGTCGTGTTCTCAGTTCAACACAAACTTCAAGGAACGAGATAACTAACCCAGATCAAAATGTATCTTATATTGGTATACACATTTTTACCGGCAATCTCAATTCTGGCTGGGCTTTGTCTTGCTGATGATACTTGCCCAGGTAAGTCACCGAGACATTAGCACAAGGCTACAGCATGTCAAATCCCAAAAATGATCTTTTCTTAATTATATTCTCGCTTGTTCTCCATGCAGTTATCTTTCAAAGCAAAATGTATTTCAGGGACTTACCGTATATGTTTTTCCTTTTCATttccttccccccccttttttttttttatttgagcagtaaATTATTGAGCACCTTATCATTTGAAGACATGAAGGGTTAATTCACAAAaagggaattgtggagaattgagcaGGGATCTACAAAATAGTCAAAATAGCTTTGCGGGGaaattgtttaatttaatttaagatTACATTTTGCGATTTCAAGATCGTTCCCCACAATTTATGGttgaaacaataaaataataataagaatatatatcCCAACTCATTAGAGAGAAAATgggaaattatattttcattttagaaTCTGGGAATAAACAGAGATGTTTTTATAATCCTTCAAAGCTGTATAATtctagaaaaaaaatgcttttcagTCAGTTTACAAATGCATAATATATATGCTGGGTAAAGAAAATACTAATAATTATTACTTACTGATATTATCTGTTAAAGTGACACCCTAAGCAAGGCCACTAACTacaaggagatcccctgtctccatTGCTTAAAAGTACTTGTATGAAGTGTTCCCAAAAGGTGGACACCAAAAAGAATGTTTGCATAAGTTCTACAAAGGGTCAATCACAGCTGTCTATTAGGGAGCCTCAAAGTAGTCGTTGGTTTTGCATTTGTACAAGGGTAGTGCATGGAGAGGCGTTGAGGTGCAAAGTTGTAAATGGGAAAAATATGGGGAGATGAAAGCAGTAATGGCATGTTGAGGAAGGTTTTCACAGTATATCATTATAGGATAATGGGCATTTTGTGGAAGACCAAAAGGATTGCAATAGAGAAGACTTGTAAGGGTGACTGAGTTGATAAAGAGGAAGAGGAGAGGATAAGTTGATGGATTTTTATGGATGTTATAGAGGTGCACTTAGGCATCTTTAGgtcatttaattttaaattttttcaatATGTGCTCTGTGGGATCTACAGGTGAAATAGGAATTACATAGTGCGGGATGAAAACAGAGGAAATAAAGATGGTTCAAAGTATAAAAAAGCAGATAAACACTTTGGATTTGGTTGGCATTATTTGTAGGATGTGGGAGGATATCTGATATAAAATGATACGTTTAGGATTGTTACTTTATCATCCAACATCCTACTTCAGTGAGCATGGTTAAATACTTTCATATGTTTTCCAGCTTTTACCAGCTTATTTCTTAGCAGCTTTTATAtggtttgtttctgttttttttttaaattttttcatctCTTTGCAGAGGTGAAGGTTATAGGAGTTGGTgatacagacaggcttaccaTACTTAGAGGATGTCCCGGGAGTCCAGGATCTTCTGGTCTGAAGGGAGATCATGGGACACCAGGAGAGAAAGGTGCACAAGTTTCAGTGGTCTACAGAAGATAAATAGAATATTCTCAAAATAAATCTCTCTGTCTCTATATATATTCTCCTAGACACATTATTAAGAATTTTATAACATAAAAATGTGAAAACATCTgtatattactttatttattatatgtaatTTGTGTTAATTTAAAACAGAATTTCAGTTAcatacacattttaatatttttcaggtCGAGAGGGAGCCCCAGGAAAAGTTGGACCAAAAGGTCAAAAGGGTTGGTGAATAATTAAAACactatttatattacatttaggaCATGGAAAAAGCTTACAAGG
This DNA window, taken from Pelobates fuscus isolate aPelFus1 chromosome 9, aPelFus1.pri, whole genome shotgun sequence, encodes the following:
- the LOC134572624 gene encoding ficolin-1-like, giving the protein MTRIVFVWAIVLAIFWLQSVLGTAEEACPEVKVIGIGDTDKLTILRGCNGFPGTPGPKGDTGSAGERGKDGLPGQVGVQGPKGDAGEKGIQGERGEKGEAAKGNDSLYAARNCKELQEQGAVLSDWYTIYPDGETPLKVLCDMHTDGGGWIVFQRRWDGGVDFFRDWKSYKMGFGSRLGDFWLGNDIVHMLTSSGKWELLIDLMDFENTRYYATYSSFQILGESEQYKLVLGAFKDGNAGDSLTDHNNIKFSTKDKDSSSSNCAEIYKGAWWYNACHVSNLNGRYLLGQHATFADGINWNSSKGYYYSYKHSEMKIRPVN